From Deinococcus fonticola, the proteins below share one genomic window:
- a CDS encoding DNA repair helicase XPB has protein sequence MNPANPLIVQADRSVFLEAFNPLAEQARAALAPFAELVSSPEHLHTYRVTPLSLWNAASTGLGPEEMVAALTQYAKFPLPANVETDIRELAGRWGRLTLEQFDNGLLLITTESDGALLTELSRHKAVAPLLGDRLSERVFAVPPAHRGVLKQALIEVGWPVDDRAGYAEGDAFAVALAPSLDVRDYQREAAEAFYQAGSERGGSGVVVLAPGAGKTVVGITAMSLVGQRTLVLTTNRTSVNQWRREILQKTQLSPDDVREYAPGKDLAPVTLCTYQMLTHRKRGSQSSDEGAYPHMALIGASEWGLIIYDEVHLLPAPVFRLTAEVQARRRLGLTATLIREDGREGDVFALIGPKRYDQPWKTLEAAGWIAEADCAEVRLRLPPEERLSYATAPDRDKHRIAAENPAKRRVLAQLLRQHAGQPTLIIGQYLDQLELMGQDTEAPVITGKTPQAERERLFQAFREGRLKTLILSKVGNFALDLPDAEVLVQVSGAFGSRQEEAQRLGRLLRPKADGRGAHFYTLVTRETSEEDFAHHRQLFLAEQGYSYRILDEEKVG, from the coding sequence ATGAATCCCGCTAATCCCCTGATTGTTCAAGCCGACCGCAGCGTGTTTCTGGAGGCGTTTAACCCGCTGGCAGAGCAGGCCCGCGCCGCGCTTGCACCTTTTGCCGAACTGGTCAGCAGCCCTGAACATCTGCACACCTACCGCGTGACGCCGCTGTCACTCTGGAACGCCGCCAGCACGGGCCTCGGGCCAGAGGAGATGGTGGCAGCCCTCACGCAGTACGCTAAATTTCCGCTGCCTGCCAACGTGGAAACCGACATTCGCGAACTGGCGGGCCGCTGGGGACGGCTCACACTGGAGCAGTTTGACAACGGCCTGCTGCTGATTACTACCGAGAGCGACGGGGCGCTGTTGACCGAACTCTCGCGCCACAAGGCGGTGGCCCCGCTGCTGGGTGACCGGCTCTCGGAGAGGGTGTTTGCCGTGCCGCCCGCGCACCGTGGCGTGCTGAAACAGGCCCTCATTGAAGTCGGCTGGCCTGTGGATGACCGCGCAGGCTACGCTGAGGGGGACGCTTTCGCGGTGGCGCTGGCCCCCAGCCTGGACGTGCGCGACTACCAGCGTGAAGCCGCCGAAGCCTTCTACCAGGCGGGTAGCGAACGCGGCGGCTCAGGCGTGGTGGTACTGGCTCCTGGCGCAGGAAAAACGGTGGTGGGCATCACCGCCATGAGCCTGGTGGGGCAGCGCACGCTGGTGCTGACCACCAACCGCACCAGCGTCAACCAGTGGCGGCGCGAGATTCTGCAAAAAACCCAGCTTTCGCCCGACGACGTGCGCGAATACGCGCCGGGCAAAGACCTTGCGCCCGTCACGCTCTGCACCTACCAGATGCTCACCCACCGCAAACGCGGTAGCCAGAGCAGCGACGAAGGCGCTTACCCGCACATGGCGCTGATTGGCGCGTCCGAATGGGGCCTGATTATCTACGACGAGGTTCACCTGCTGCCCGCGCCCGTGTTTCGCCTGACGGCCGAGGTGCAGGCCCGCCGCCGCCTGGGGCTGACCGCCACCCTGATCCGGGAAGACGGGCGCGAGGGCGACGTGTTTGCGCTGATTGGCCCCAAGCGCTACGACCAACCCTGGAAAACCCTGGAAGCAGCGGGCTGGATTGCCGAGGCCGACTGCGCCGAAGTGCGTTTGCGCTTGCCCCCCGAGGAACGCCTGAGCTACGCCACCGCCCCAGATCGCGACAAACACCGCATCGCCGCCGAAAACCCCGCCAAACGGCGCGTGCTGGCCCAGCTGCTGCGGCAACACGCGGGCCAGCCCACCCTGATTATCGGGCAGTACCTTGACCAGTTGGAACTGATGGGTCAGGACACCGAAGCCCCAGTCATTACGGGCAAAACCCCGCAGGCCGAGCGCGAACGCCTCTTTCAGGCTTTTCGGGAAGGCCGCTTAAAGACGCTGATTTTGTCAAAAGTGGGCAATTTTGCCCTTGACCTGCCCGATGCCGAGGTATTGGTGCAAGTCTCAGGCGCATTCGGCAGCCGTCAGGAGGAGGCGCAGCGGCTGGGGCGACTCTTACGGCCCAAGGCGGATGGGCGCGGGGCACACTTTTACACGCTGGTCACCCGCGAAACCAGCGAGGAGGATTTCGCCCACCACCGCCAGCTTTTTCTGGCCGAGCAGGGCTACAGCTACCGTATTCTGGACGAAGAGAAAGTAGGATAA